A single region of the Candidatus Poribacteria bacterium genome encodes:
- the bioD gene encoding dethiobiotin synthase, whose protein sequence is MTQGIFITGTGTEIGKTVIAGGLAASLKQAGMNVGVMKPISTGDTADAQFLKHAAQVDDERSLINPIYLRHPLAPSVAARMEGREIDVSCVETAFAELRQKYDFVIVEGVGGIAVPIQDDFLVVHLIKRLQLPILIVAQVGLGTLNHTLLTVAYARQFELQITGIVLNGLCAETAGLAEATNPAEIENLTGVPVIGVVPYEKRLDTAYPDVTFLAEFMNQHIAWQKLGIL, encoded by the coding sequence ATGACACAAGGCATCTTTATCACAGGTACAGGGACAGAAATCGGGAAGACAGTGATCGCTGGTGGGTTAGCCGCATCCCTCAAACAAGCAGGGATGAACGTAGGCGTGATGAAACCGATCAGTACAGGCGATACCGCTGACGCTCAATTCCTCAAGCACGCCGCGCAAGTTGACGATGAACGCTCCCTGATTAACCCGATCTACCTCCGACATCCACTTGCACCCTCTGTGGCAGCAAGGATGGAAGGCAGAGAAATCGATGTGTCCTGCGTTGAGACCGCCTTCGCAGAACTCCGGCAGAAATACGATTTCGTGATAGTAGAGGGTGTCGGTGGCATCGCAGTACCCATCCAAGACGATTTTCTCGTCGTGCATCTCATCAAGCGGTTGCAACTGCCGATACTGATTGTTGCACAGGTAGGACTGGGCACCTTAAATCATACACTTTTGACCGTCGCCTACGCTCGACAGTTTGAACTTCAGATAACCGGTATTGTGCTGAACGGATTATGCGCCGAGACAGCAGGACTCGCCGAAGCAACAAACCCAGCTGAAATCGAGAATTTGACAGGTGTCCCCGTGATCGGCGTTGTCCCTTATGAAAAACGACTGGATACGGCTTATCCCGATGTAACGTTTTTAGCAGAATTTATGAATCAACACATAGCATGGCAGAAATTAGGAATCCTTTAA